One Klebsiella electrica genomic window, TGGTTTTATTATTGTCTGCCGCGCGTTGACGGCAATAAATAATATATTTTGTGGCGCTGGCGCGTAAGCACCAGGATCTCGCGCCGGCTAAAAGCCGTCGTTGATGGGGGGAAGGTGCTGTTTCGTTATCTTTTTCACAGTATAATGTGACTTGCGTCACTTTTTTGCGAGGTGCCGCTGTTTCGTGGTCAGTTAAAGGAGAGGAGTTAATGGAGCAGAAAGCGAAACGAAGCCCGGGCGGGAAGCTGGCCCTGTGGGTCTTTTATGCCTTTTGTGGTTACTTTCTGTGGGCAATGGCGCGCTACTGGTGGGTCGTTGGTAAAATTGAAAGTGTCCCCGGCGCGACAATTGACGGCGATCTGGGGTCGACGTCAGGGAAGTGGCTTGGCGCGCTGCTCGGGTTCCTGGTGCTGAGCCTTGTTGGCGCCATCCTCGGGGCGATAGCCTGGTACACCCGTCCCGACCCCAGGATTCATGAACAACACGATTAAAGTTGCTATGCTCAACGCTGACCTTATCTCAGAGGAACGCGTATGGAGCAATTTGACTGGCAGCAACGCTTTGAAACCTGGCTTACGGGACATCTCACCCAGGGCGACTCGGCTCACGACATTTCGCACTTCCGTCGCGTGTGGGGCACCGCGCAACGGCTGGCTGAAGACAGTCAGGTCGATCGTCTGGTCATTGTGACCGCCTGTTATTTCCATGACATTGTTAGCCTGCCGAAAAACCATCCCGAGCGCAGCCGCTCCTCGGTGATGGCGGCAGAAAAAACGCTGGCTATTCTCCAGTCGTCATTCCCTGATTTTCCGCGCGACCGCTATCCTGCCGTTTATCATGCGATTGAGGCGCACAGTTTCAGTGCCGGTATTACCCCGCAGAGCACGGAGGCGAAAATTGTCCAGGACGCCGATCGGCTGGAGGCGCTTGGTGCAATTGGTCTGGCCCGCGTCTTTGCGGTCTCCGGGTCGTTGAACAACATCTTGTTTGATGCGGACGATCCCTTTGCTGACCGGCGTAAGCTGGATGACAAGAAATATGCGCTGGACCATTTCCAGTGCAAGCTGTTGCGTTTGCCCGACACGATGCAAACGGACAAAGGCAAAGAGATGGCGGTACACAATGCGCGCTTCCTCGTGCAATTTATGGCGAAGCTGAGCGCTGAACTTCGCGGCGACCCGCTGTCGGTGGATGAGGCGGTTTTAAGGCGCTTTGAGCCACTGGCCTGAAACTGCCCGCATGATTTGTGGTAATCTCTGCAAAATTGTCCGGGCTGGTTGAGGGTATGCCGCAAAATTTATCGAAGGAAAAGAGCCTGTTGTCGCCTCCGGAACATGCCGGGGAAGAGGCACAGGCGCTATTACGCCAGCTGATGGCAATATACGATGTGAAAACGCTGGTGGGCATTTTGCTGACCGTTGGCGATCGTCACTGGAGTCCGGCAATATTAAAGCGCGTGGCGACGGTTGAGCGGGCGGCCAATCGTATTACGGCCAACGAGTATGCTCGTCTGGCAACGCTGCTGCCGCCACCGCCGGCCCATCATCCCCATTATGCTTTCCGCTTCGTCGATCTGTTTGCCGGAATCGGCGGGATTCGCAGCGGCTTTGAGGCGATTGGCGGGCAGTGCGTTTTCACCAGTGAATGGAATAAGCACGCGGTGCGAACCTACAAAGCCAACTGGTACTGCGATCCGAATCAGCACCGTTTCAATGAAGACATCCGTGATGTTACCCTCAGCCATCGCCCGGAGGTGGGCGATGAACACGCGGCTCGGCATATTCGCGAGACGATCCCCGCGCACGATGTGCTGCTGGCGGGCTTTCCTTGTCAGCCTTTTTCGCTGGCCGGGGTATCGAAGAAAAATGCGCTGGGCCGGGCCCACGGTTTCGCCTGTGAAACCCAGGGCACGCTGTTCTTTGATGTGGTCAGAATTATTGCCGCCCGCAGGCCCGCCATCTTCGTACTGGAGAACGTCAAAAACCTCAAAAGCCATGATAAAGGACGGACATTCCGCATTATCATGCAGACGCTGGATGAACTGGGCTATGAGGTCTCCGACGCTGACCACAGCGGCGTCGACGATCCGAAAGTGATCGATGGCCGTCATTTCTTACCCCAACACCGCGAACGTATTGTGCTGGTGGGCTTTCGCCGCGATCTCCAGCTGCACGACGGTTTTACCCTGCGCGATATTTCAAAATTTTACCCGGCCGTGCGGCCGACCTTCGGCGATCTGCTGGAACCGACGGTGGAGGCTAAATTTATTCTGACGCCGGTGCTGTGGAAGTATCTCTATCACTATGCGCGCAAGCATCAGGCGCTGGGCAACGGGTTTGGTTACGGCCTGGTCGATCCGCACAATCCTCAGAGCGTGGCGCGCACGCTGTCCGCGCGCTATTACAAAGACGGCGCCGAGATTCTGGTCGATCGCGGCTGGGACCGCCCGTTGGGTGAACAACACTTCGACGATGCGCAAAATCAGCTTCGTCGTCCGCGCCGGTTGACGCCGCGCGAATGTGCGCGGTTGATGGGGTTTGAAAGCCCGCAGGGCTATCGCTTCCGCATTCCGGTTTCCGATACCCAGGCCTATCGCCAGTTCGGTAATTCGGTGGTGGTGCCGGTGTTTGCGGCGGTCGCGAAATTACTTGCGCCGCGAATCGCGCAGGCCGTGGCGCGGCGTGAATCCGAGGAGCAAGACGGTGGACGTCCACGATAAAGCCACGCGCAGTAAAAACATGCGGGCGATTGGCCAGCGCGATACGGCGATCGAAAAACGGCTGGCCGCGCTGCTCACTCAGGCCGGGTTTACGTTTACTGTTCAGGATGCGACGCTGCCGGGGCGCCCGGATTTTGTCGTGGCAGAGTACCGCTGCGTTATCTTTACTCACGGCTGTTTCTGGCATCACCATCGCTGCTATCTGTTTAAAGTACCCGCGACGCGTACCGAATTCTGGCTGGCTAAAATCGGCAACAACGTCGCGCGCGATAGGCGCGATATCATGCGCTTACAAGAGCAGGGATGGCGGGTGCTGATCGTCTGGGAGTGCGCGCTGCGCGGGCGACTGAAACTCAGCGATGAGGCGCTGACTGAGCGCCTGGAAGAGTGGATCTGCGGCGGCGGTGACCGCGCGCAGATCGACACGCAGGGCATTGGTGAATCAGAGCTTACTTCTCCACCTCACAAGGCGTAACTTCAGCGCGGGCGGGGAACAGGTATTTTCCCAGCGTGACCAGCACAACGGCAAAAATAATCACGCCCAGCGCCAGCCACTCGATGGACGAGAGGCTCTCTCCGGCAAATCCGGTCCCCAGCAGGACCGCCACCACGGGATTGACGTAAGCGTAGCTGGTGGCGACGGCGGGAGTGACGTTACGAATTAAATACATGTAGGCGTTAATGGCGATAAGAGAGCCAAAAATCGCCAGATAGGCAACGGCAAAAATACTGGACCACGACGGCATTTGGCTCAGGGTTTCACCAGTCGCCCAGGAGGCGAGCGCCAGGACGATTCCCGCGGCGAGCATTTCAATCGCGCCGGCCATCATGCCTGTCGGTAGCTCAATTCGGGAACCGTAAACGGAACCAAATGCCCAGCTCATTGAACCGATAAGGATCAACAGCGCCCCCCACGGATTGCCGCTCAGGTTCCCGCCGCTGTTAAGCAGAATGATGCCCGCCAGACCGATAGCAATCCCCAGCCACTCGATCTTGCGAGTGGTAATACCAAAAAACCGGCTAAAGCAGAGCGTGAAGAGCGGGACCGTCGCGACCATCACTGCCGCAATGCCTGAAGGCACATGCTGGTGCTCGGCCAGGGTGACAAAGCCATTTCCCACGGCCAGCAGCAGGATGCCGATCAGTGCCGCATTGAGCAGCGGTCTGAGCGCTGGAAGCGAGTGGCCGGTTGCCAGCAAATAAGCGAGCAGTAGCCCGCCGGCGGAGAGAAAACGGATCCCGGCCATCATCAACGGGGGCCAACTGGCGACGCCAATGGCAATGGCAAAATAGGTCGATCCCCAGATGATATAAAGCGCAAACAGGGCTCCGATTAGGGGCAGAAGCTGGCGGGTAGACATACGTCCTCACGACGGTACAGAGACAGAAAGGGACATACAGTAAACGTGAAAACAACTGCGCTGGCGAGCGCTTTAATCGATCGGTAATTGTTAAATTTATATTGACTCTGTGCATCTCTGGGCGAAAAAGCACTTTTACCTCATACTTAGGCGGACATGACCGCTACGCGTTCAGGCTGCGGCCGGAGCGTCAGGGTGTTTATCCGCAATAAATGAAGGAATACCATTTTGGCAGGAAGTAGTCTTTTAACGCTGTTGGATGATATCGCCACCTTGCTTGACGATATTTCCGTGATGGGAAAACTGGCAGCGAAAAAAACGGCCGGCGTACTGGGAGACGATCTCTCGCTCAATGCCCAGCAGGTGACGGGTGTTCGCGCCAATCGCGAGCTCCCCGTTGTCTGGGGCGTGGCAAAAGGTTCGTTCGTCAATAAAGTGATTTTAGTGCCGCTGGCCTTGCTGATCAGCGCGTTTATTCCTTGGGCGATTACGCCATTGCTGATGCTCGGCGGCGCATTCCTGTGCTACGAAGGCGTTGAGAAAGTGCTGCACAGCCTGCAGGCGCGCAAACACAAGGAAGATCCGCAGGCCCGTCAGCAGCGCCTGGAAGCGCTGGCGGAGCAGGATCCGCTGGCATTCGAACGCGATAAAGTGAAAGGAGCGATACGCACTGACTTTATTCTGTCTGCTGAGATCGTGGCCATTACGTTGGGGATCGTGGCCGATGCGCCGCTGCTCAATCAGATTCTGATTCTCTCGGGGATTGCCATTCTGGTGACCGTCGGGGTGTACGGTCTGGTGGGCATTATCGTGAAGCTGGATGATATGGGCTACTGGCTGGTGAAAAAAAGTAGCGCGCTGGCGCGCTCGGTCGGTAACGGATTGCTGGCGGTTGCGCCGCGTCTGATGAAGCTGCTCTCCATCGTCGGGACCCTGGCGATGTTTCTGGTCGGCGGCGGCATTATCGTACACGGCATCGCGCCCCTTCATCATGCGGTTGAACAATGGGCAGGTGAACAGTCGGCTCTCATCGCCTCGCTGCTGCCGACCGGCGTCAATCTGGTGCTGGGCTTTATCGTCGGCGCGGTGGTGCTGGCTGGCGTGAAGGTCATTACCGGGTTTCGCGCTGCGGCGCAGTAAAATCGGCCGCTGATTATGCAAAATCGTTCCGTGTCGTCTATGGTGAAACAGTTTCTCCCGGATGACGGACTAAAAAATGGTATTGTTGGTCAGTGATGAAGTGAGGCGAAAGAGCGGGGGGCCGCGCATGGTGGTGACGGGCTTCGCCAGCGGAATGGTCGAGTGTTGTTGGTATGACGGTTATGGCGTTAAACACGAGGCGTTCCGCGAAGATGAGTTAGTACGTGGGGAAGGACAGCGACAGCAGCGTGCCTGACCCTCTATCGCGCCCGGCAAAAGCCGGGCGTTTTATCGTTTAACTGCTTGTTTCACCCACAGGCAGCGTGGATGACGTTTGTCGTTTGGATTGTACTGCGAGAGAACAATGGATAAACCACTGTGGGTAAGAAAACTTCGCCGCGTTTCTGGCCCGGGACATGTGGTTAATTATTGCTTTGTCGCAGTACTCTTTTTTTCTACGCTCCTGATCTGGCGCGAAGTGGCGGTGCTGGAAGAGGCGTATGTCACCAACCAGCGCAACAACCTTGAAAACGTCGCCCACGAAATGGACAGTCTGCTGCTGTTCAACATCGACAGAATGGTGTTTTTTCGCAACGGGATGCAGTCGGCGCTTGAAACGCCGCTGGATTTCGAGATTTTGCGCAATGCAGAACAGGAATACATGAGCAAACGCCATGACCCGATCTGGTCCGTAGCGTTACATAACCGGCGTACTCTTCCGGTGTATGGCGTCTCCGATGCCTTTGTCGACAGCCAGAGTATGCTGTCCCGTCACGACGCCCGGACCGGTAATGAACTGATGGCGGCTCTTGAGCTGGGCTATCTCCTGCGTCTGGTCGATGAAAACCGCGGGTTTAACGAAGGGATGCTGTACATTTCGCGCAGCGGTTTTTTTACCGGCACCACATTGCCAAAAAACGCGGTACAGGCCCAGGCGCGCTACACCCATGCGATCGCCGCGCCGTGGTTTACCCGGCAATCGCAGCGGAACAATCCCGGTCGCGGCGTGCTCTGGCAAACCGTTTTTGATGGGCACGAGCAAAACGACGACCCGGTGGTGACGGCCTCCGTTCCCCTTGATTTCCGCCATGACTGGCTCGGCGTGCTGTCGATGGATTTTTCAGTGCGAGAGATGAAGGCGTTTCTGGTCAGCGCCATTAAGGGGGGCCAGGAGGGGGAATACCAGCTGTATGACAGTCGGTTTAACCTGATCGCTTCTTCAGCATCGGGGAATGTCCTGACCCTGTTGTCAGCCCGTGAACAGGCAATGCTTAGCTACGCGTTTTCGCATCAAAACCAGGGCAGTATCCGTTTATTAACGCGCTATATCAGCTGGCAGAAGCTAAACAACTTTGATGGCGTGCTGCTGAGGACCCACACGCTCCAGGAAGGCGTGCGCGGTGCTTTCGGGAGCATTACGATTGCGCTGACGCTGATGTGGCTGTTCTTTACGCTGATGCTGATCATCTCCTGGCAGGTGATTTTGCGGATGGTGCGTAACATGAGCGTTATGCAAAAGTCGCTGGAGTGGCAGGCCTGGCATGATGCGTTAACTCGCCTGTTGAATCGCGGAGCCTTATTTGACAGGGCCATCGCCATCACCAGGGTGTGCGAGCGGACAGCCCGGCCAGTCTCGGTTATCCAGCTCGATCTCGATTACTTTAAGAAGGTTAATGACCAGCACGGACACCAGGCGGGAGACCGCGTACTGTCGCTGGTTGCCAGTACTATTGCGAGCAATATCCGTGAAGGCGATCTGGCTGGCCGCGTCGGCGGGGAAGAGTTCTGTATTGTGATGCCTGACACCACGTTACAGATGGCGACAGCCATCGCCGAACGTATCCGCATCCGCATTTACAACCGTGAAATTCTCCTCTGCAACGACACCAGTTTGCGGATCAGCGCCTCTCTGGGGGTGAGCAGCAGCGATGATTCTGCCGGGTTTAATTTTGAAAGCCTGCAGTCAACGGCCGATCGCCGGCTCTATCTCGCCAAACAAAATGGACGCAACCGAGTGTGCTTTAACGATTTATTCTTGCGTGACGGTATGGGAAAATGAGATTTATCTTAAAAAAGTGCCCGGGGTCAACGCGCGGCCAGAGAAAAACGATCGCCACAAAGCCTTACGCCATCAGCATCCCGGCAGGGCGACAGTAAGTTCATACCATTTCTCAATTATTTTCCTCATGAATAGCTCTTGTCATACAAAATAATTGAGGATAATGTTTCCCGGCAACGGATATCCCGGTGTAACGAATTTTCAAGTGCTTCTTGCATTAGCAAGTTTCATCCCGACTCCTGCGAGTCGGGATTTTTTTCACCTGTACCTGGCTAGCGGTTGATCTCCGTGACGCTAAAGTCATGAATATCGAGTTCAAACGCTTCCGCTAGTTCACACCAGGTGTGATAGTCGCGGCCATCAACGCTGACGTGATGCGGATCGTCCCGCGAACGCCGTATCTCGCTCTCGCTGATTTCATTAATCGCCGCCAGCAGGGCATCAACATCGACATTCACCCCGTGACTTCCTGCATATCCACTACCTTTGGCGGTTTTCATCATGCCTACCTCGCTTGGCTCAGATCGTGCCTCTTTAAGTATAGGCATAAAATCAGAGGGGGTTGGCCGCCATGCCGGACGGTCTATAAAAACGCCACTCGCCGGGCAGGGCGCTGCACAGCGGGCAGTTTTGTTCTACACTGGCTCAAAAATAGAGGAGATAAGTTATGCAGGTGAACGATCGTGTCACGGTGAAGACCGACGGTGGCCCTCGTCGATCGGGTGTAGTTCTGGCAATAGAGTCGTTTAGTGAAGGGACCATGTATCTGGTTGCGCTGGAAGACTATCCGCTGGGGATCTGGTTTTTTAACGAAGCAGGGCATCCGGACGGGATCTTTGTTGAGAGAGAAGATTAGTTCGTGAGGCATCCGAACTGGCGGAGTGCGCCGCCAGTTTTGCCGGCGCCTGGTTCAGCGCAGGTTAACGTGGATACCACTGGTAATGTTTTCCGCCAGGCGAACGATGTGGTAAATCACCTGTTTATTGTGGGTCTGAATTTTCTTTTTAATATTTCCTTTATGCGACGAAACCGTTTTCGCCTTAATGTTCATTTGGCTTGAAATCTGCGTCGTGCTATAGCCCGCCATCCACATTTGCAACATATTCGATTCGGCACGACTGAGCGACAGTGTCGGAATATTGATGCGGGCGTTGCTGTAGTTATCGTATTTAAGGCGATTACCCAGGATTTCATCAAGGTCTTTTGGCGTCAGTGATTTTGAACTAATAAGCAAATTCTTACGTACCAGCAGATAGTGATCAAAATGAATGTTAGCTAACGACATAAAGATAATAAATAACGTCCCGGGATACCGGGAAATGATATGGCGGATAAGCTCATTGCTATCCGGATGATGAATAAAGCAATCTTCATTGATAAATACCACTGCCGGACGCATGAATTCACAGGCCTCTTGCAGGCATTCCACAGAATGTACTTCACTAATGTCGCGCTTCTTTATCCCCCGGCTTGTCAGATACCCGGTCAGTCCCAGTCGGGTAAAGCTGCACAAATCCATGATAATCGTTGACATGACCCATCCTCAATCAACACGTAACGATAATTTATCTCTCGCCGACAAGCACGATGAAATCCATTTAAGTGGGTAATAAAAACCCGGTTCAGCACAGGAACTATGCGGCAGTCTAAACTATTCCGTAATATTGCCCATAATTTGCCAGGAATACTCCCAAAGTAATGTGAGACCGGGTTATGTAAGGGAATTAAAAGCAAAATTGCCTGTTTTTCAGATAATTCGGAAGGCAAATAATAAATATTTTTAGGATTTTCCTTATGTTGGTTGTGTAAATAGTCAGCATATTGTCAGCAGTTCTTCATTCTCGTTATTTAATAATGCGACGGCGAGCGGGATAATTCTTCTCCGGGGGGCAACGGTGGCGTTGTGCGCGCGCGGATGTTGGCAAGTTTGCTGCGGCTCTGCGGGAGGGGTGGCGGGCTTAACGCTTTAATGCCACAATACTTTTTTATCGGTTTGTGGGATGGATGATGAAAAAGATAGTGATTGCCGCTGCGCTGTTTATGCTGGCCGGGTGTGTCCAGGTTGATAATTACGATACCGTCGTCAAAGCGCCAGCGCCAGCCGGGTTAGAGGGATACTGGCAGTCAAAAGGTCCGCAGAGTGAAATGATGAGTCCGGACGCGATTGCCAGCCTGATCGTGACGAAAAATGGCGACACCCTGGATTGTCGTCAGTGGCAGCGCGTCATCGCCACGCCGGGTAAATTAATGCAGCGCGATGATCAGGTCTACAACGTCACCTCCAGGCTTGAGGTTTACCCTGTTGAGCGCTCAGGCAACACGCTGCAATACGATCGCATGACCCTGACTCGCGTTGACCGCCTGACCGCCGAGTGCGAGCAGGCGTGGAAAAAAACCGCTGCCGGGAAAAGCGTGCACTAATGCAGGGCGGGCTGAATCGACGTTCAGCCCGCGTGCTTTCAAGGACTACAGCACCTCTTCGATGACCCAGACGCTGACGCTTGCGCCGTTGCAGGTGAAGGTGCCGTTGCCTTCGTCGTCGGTTTCCACCACCTCCTGACGATTGCCGAGAAAATCCTTCCAGCGCTTATTGCCATAGTTGGCACCCAGCGCCAGCAGCTTCTCTCCCTCATCGCCGTTAGACAATACAACGACGCACCCCGGATCCTCATCGGTGCCGCTGCGGCTAAAGGCAATGCAGTTGGGATGATCGAACCACAGCGTCTGGACGCCGTGGGCGAAACGCTGGCGGGCGTCAATCAGCTCATGCAGCTGTTCAATAACCGGCATCTCGATGGCATAGGTCTGGCCATCGCCGCCGGTATCTTCATAGCTGGCGCCGAAGAGGTCGGCATAAAAAACCGAGGGGACGCCGTTTTCGCGCAGCAGAATGAGCGCATAGGCCAGCGGTTTGAACCACGGCTCAACGGGGGCTTCCAGCGCCTGCAAGGGTTGAGTGTCATGGTTGGTCACCAGCGTGACGGCATGAAACGGATCGGTTTCAACCAGCGTGCCGCTAAAAATCTGACTCATATCGTAGTCGCGACCCTGGCGTGACGCTTCGTGAAACTTCATCTGCAACGGGGCGTCAAACAGCATCGTTTTACCGTCGACGCGCTCGATATATTGCTGGAGCTTATCCACCTCGTGTGACCAGTACTCCGCCACGATAAACAGCGGCTTTGTCGCCACTTGCTGGACGTGGTCGATCCACGCTTTATAAAACCACGCGGGAATATGTTTCACCGCATCGAGACGGAAACCGTCGCAGCCGGTTTGCTCCATAACCCAGCGAGCCCAGTACTTCAGCTCTTCGGCGACCGCATGATTGCGGAAGTCAATATTCTCGCCCATCAGGTAATCGAAATTACCCATTTCATCATCGACCTGATCGCTCCAGCCTTCGCCGGTATAGTCGTTCACAATTTTAAAAACGCCGTCCTCGTCGGGATTTTCGATGTGATCGACGCCGCTGAAACATTTGTAGTCCCAGATAAACTGAGAATACTGCCCGCCCCGGACCGGGAAGGTGTAGCGTGTCCACGCCTCGCACTCGATAATCTCCTCGGCGATTTGCATCCGGTCCTGCTCATCGACGCGCTGCACGCGAACCGGTTCTTTTTCATCTGCGCCCATTTTGTGGTTGACCACCACATCAAGCAGGACCGCAATATCGTGCTGGCGCAGGGCCGCAATGGCGGCAAGCAGCTGTGCTTTATCACCATATTTCGTGGCAACAGAGCCTTTTTGCTCGAACTCGCCGAGGTCAAACAGATCGTAACTATCGTAGCCGACGGAGTATCCGCCGGACGCGCCTTTGTAAGCCGGCGGTAGCCAAACCATGTTAATGCCAATTTCATTCAGGTTCGGAGCCAGGGCTTCGACTTCGCGCCACAACTCGCCGCCGGCGGGGTAATACCAGTGAAAGCACTGCAGTAACGTGGGGTTTTTCATCTTCCATGCTCCAGACGTCATCAAGCTGACCTTTGCAGTATGAGATATATCCAGCAAATTCGATGAATTTTGGTGCTCTTTTCGCTATGTCTTAAATCGCTGCGTATATAATGTTTCGCTATAAGTTGTAGCGTATAGGTGTTGGTGGGCGACGCTAAACGCCTTACACTACGGGAAAATCTCATTTATCAGGGGCATCTATGAAATTAGCACTTCTGGGTCGTCAGGCGCTGATGGGCGCGATGGCTGTAGTTTTAATGGCTGGCGTCAGCGCAAAATCGTTTGCGGCGGAAAATCTGCTGGGGCAGATTAAAGAGCGCGGGACGCTGCGCGTAGGCCTGGAAGGAACCTATCCGCCGTTTAGCTATCAGGGCGACGACGGTAAGCTGACCGGCTTCGAGGTCGATTTTGCCAATGAGCTGGCGAAACATCTGGGCGTGAAGGCCGATCTGAAACCGACCAAATGGGACGGCATGCTGGCTTCCCTCGATTCTAAACGTATTGACGTGGTGATTAACCAGGTCACCATTTCCGACCAGCGTAAGCAAAAGTATGACTTCTCTACCCCTTATACGGTGTCGGGTATCCAGGCGCTGGTGAAAAAAGGCAACGAAGGCATTATCAAAACACCTGCTGACCTGAAAGGCAAAAAAGTCGGCGTCGGTCTCGGGACTAACTACGAAGAGTGGCTGCGCCAGAACGTTCAGGGCGTAGATATCCGTACCTATGATGATGACCCGACGAAATATCAGGATCTGCGCGTGGGTCGTATTGACGCGATTCTGGTCGATCGCCTGGCGGCGCTGGATCTGGTGAAGAAAACCGGCAATACCCTGGCGGTGACCGGCGAAGCGTTTTCTCGTCAGGAGTCTGGCGTGGCGCTGCGTAAAGGCAACGAAGACCTGCTGAAAGCGATTGATGGCGCCATTGCCGATATGCAAAAAGATGGCAGCCTGAAAGCGCTGTCGGAAAAATGGTTTGGCGCTGACGTGACGAAGTAACGGCTGGCGGTGAAAAAAGGCGCTATTGATAGCGCCTTTTTTTATTTCGTACGCCAGTGTGTGCATAATAAAGATAATTCAGTCAGGAGGTACCATGTCACTGCAAAATTTAACGCTCTTCCCGCGCCTGGAATTGATTGGCGCGCCGACGCCGCTGGAATATCTACCGCGTCTGTCCGATCATCTGGGGCGCGAGATTTTTATTAAACGCGACGACGTGACCCCGCTGGCGATGGGCGGCAATAAGCTGCGTAAGCTGGAGTTCCTGGCGGCAGATGCGCTGCGTGAAGGGGCGGATACCTTAATCACCGCCGGCGCGATTCAGTCGAACCACGTCCGTCAAACGGCGGCGGTGGCCGCGAAACTGGGTCTGCACTGCGTTGCGCTGCTGGAAAACCCCATTGGCACCCGCGCCGAGAACTATTTGACCAACGGTAACCGCCTGCTGCTTGATCTGTTTAATACCCAGGTGGAGATGTGTGATGCGCTGACTCAGCCCAATGTTCAGCTCGAAGAACTGGCAACCCGCATCGAAGCGCAGGGCTATCGGCCCTATGTCATTCCGGTGGGGGGCTCAAACGCGCTTGGCGCGCTGGGCTATGTGGAAAGCGCCCTCGAAATCGCCCAGCAGTGCGAAGGCGCCGTTGAGCTCTCTTCCATCGTGGTCGCCTCCGGCAGCGCGGGGACTCATGCCGGGCTGGCCGTAGGACTGGAACAGCTGATGCCAGGGGCCGAGCTGATTGGCGTCACCGTATCACGCAAGGCGGCGGATCAGTTGCCGAAAGTCGTTGCGCTTCAGCAGGCGGTGGCGAACAGCCTGGAGCTACAGGCCACGGCCAGGATTCAGCTGTGGGATGACTATTTTGCGCCAGGATATGGCACGCCGAACGACGAAGGAATGGAGGCCGTGAAGCTGCTGGC contains:
- the drpB gene encoding cell division protein DrpB — translated: MEQKAKRSPGGKLALWVFYAFCGYFLWAMARYWWVVGKIESVPGATIDGDLGSTSGKWLGALLGFLVLSLVGAILGAIAWYTRPDPRIHEQHD
- a CDS encoding phosphohydrolase — protein: MEQFDWQQRFETWLTGHLTQGDSAHDISHFRRVWGTAQRLAEDSQVDRLVIVTACYFHDIVSLPKNHPERSRSSVMAAEKTLAILQSSFPDFPRDRYPAVYHAIEAHSFSAGITPQSTEAKIVQDADRLEALGAIGLARVFAVSGSLNNILFDADDPFADRRKLDDKKYALDHFQCKLLRLPDTMQTDKGKEMAVHNARFLVQFMAKLSAELRGDPLSVDEAVLRRFEPLA
- a CDS encoding DNA cytosine methyltransferase, coding for MSPPEHAGEEAQALLRQLMAIYDVKTLVGILLTVGDRHWSPAILKRVATVERAANRITANEYARLATLLPPPPAHHPHYAFRFVDLFAGIGGIRSGFEAIGGQCVFTSEWNKHAVRTYKANWYCDPNQHRFNEDIRDVTLSHRPEVGDEHAARHIRETIPAHDVLLAGFPCQPFSLAGVSKKNALGRAHGFACETQGTLFFDVVRIIAARRPAIFVLENVKNLKSHDKGRTFRIIMQTLDELGYEVSDADHSGVDDPKVIDGRHFLPQHRERIVLVGFRRDLQLHDGFTLRDISKFYPAVRPTFGDLLEPTVEAKFILTPVLWKYLYHYARKHQALGNGFGYGLVDPHNPQSVARTLSARYYKDGAEILVDRGWDRPLGEQHFDDAQNQLRRPRRLTPRECARLMGFESPQGYRFRIPVSDTQAYRQFGNSVVVPVFAAVAKLLAPRIAQAVARRESEEQDGGRPR
- a CDS encoding very short patch repair endonuclease, with translation MRAIGQRDTAIEKRLAALLTQAGFTFTVQDATLPGRPDFVVAEYRCVIFTHGCFWHHHRCYLFKVPATRTEFWLAKIGNNVARDRRDIMRLQEQGWRVLIVWECALRGRLKLSDEALTERLEEWICGGGDRAQIDTQGIGESELTSPPHKA
- the yedA gene encoding drug/metabolite exporter YedA, giving the protein MSTRQLLPLIGALFALYIIWGSTYFAIAIGVASWPPLMMAGIRFLSAGGLLLAYLLATGHSLPALRPLLNAALIGILLLAVGNGFVTLAEHQHVPSGIAAVMVATVPLFTLCFSRFFGITTRKIEWLGIAIGLAGIILLNSGGNLSGNPWGALLILIGSMSWAFGSVYGSRIELPTGMMAGAIEMLAAGIVLALASWATGETLSQMPSWSSIFAVAYLAIFGSLIAINAYMYLIRNVTPAVATSYAYVNPVVAVLLGTGFAGESLSSIEWLALGVIIFAVVLVTLGKYLFPARAEVTPCEVEK
- a CDS encoding DUF808 domain-containing protein; protein product: MAGSSLLTLLDDIATLLDDISVMGKLAAKKTAGVLGDDLSLNAQQVTGVRANRELPVVWGVAKGSFVNKVILVPLALLISAFIPWAITPLLMLGGAFLCYEGVEKVLHSLQARKHKEDPQARQQRLEALAEQDPLAFERDKVKGAIRTDFILSAEIVAITLGIVADAPLLNQILILSGIAILVTVGVYGLVGIIVKLDDMGYWLVKKSSALARSVGNGLLAVAPRLMKLLSIVGTLAMFLVGGGIIVHGIAPLHHAVEQWAGEQSALIASLLPTGVNLVLGFIVGAVVLAGVKVITGFRAAAQ
- a CDS encoding YodC family protein, encoding MVLLVSDEVRRKSGGPRMVVTGFASGMVECCWYDGYGVKHEAFREDELVRGEGQRQQRA
- the dgcQ gene encoding cellulose biosynthesis regulator diguanylate cyclase DgcQ; amino-acid sequence: MDKPLWVRKLRRVSGPGHVVNYCFVAVLFFSTLLIWREVAVLEEAYVTNQRNNLENVAHEMDSLLLFNIDRMVFFRNGMQSALETPLDFEILRNAEQEYMSKRHDPIWSVALHNRRTLPVYGVSDAFVDSQSMLSRHDARTGNELMAALELGYLLRLVDENRGFNEGMLYISRSGFFTGTTLPKNAVQAQARYTHAIAAPWFTRQSQRNNPGRGVLWQTVFDGHEQNDDPVVTASVPLDFRHDWLGVLSMDFSVREMKAFLVSAIKGGQEGEYQLYDSRFNLIASSASGNVLTLLSAREQAMLSYAFSHQNQGSIRLLTRYISWQKLNNFDGVLLRTHTLQEGVRGAFGSITIALTLMWLFFTLMLIISWQVILRMVRNMSVMQKSLEWQAWHDALTRLLNRGALFDRAIAITRVCERTARPVSVIQLDLDYFKKVNDQHGHQAGDRVLSLVASTIASNIREGDLAGRVGGEEFCIVMPDTTLQMATAIAERIRIRIYNREILLCNDTSLRISASLGVSSSDDSAGFNFESLQSTADRRLYLAKQNGRNRVCFNDLFLRDGMGK
- the yodD gene encoding YodD family peroxide/acid resistance protein, producing MKTAKGSGYAGSHGVNVDVDALLAAINEISESEIRRSRDDPHHVSVDGRDYHTWCELAEAFELDIHDFSVTEINR
- the dsrB gene encoding protein DsrB, with amino-acid sequence MQVNDRVTVKTDGGPRRSGVVLAIESFSEGTMYLVALEDYPLGIWFFNEAGHPDGIFVERED